A genomic region of Miscanthus floridulus cultivar M001 chromosome 3, ASM1932011v1, whole genome shotgun sequence contains the following coding sequences:
- the LOC136545882 gene encoding pentatricopeptide repeat-containing protein At1g79540-like, whose product MRCAAAVRSLLPLPHPAPAGAAPIHTSAPHLAAELEAGDALHALLSTLPPSLPSFFPCLSLLSRRLTPHSVADALLCAALPPASRLRLFLFSALTPRLRSPLLHSRAVVPILLATDADAAMYDAIADAQAAGLQPPAAAFEALIFAHASAGRHHEAVEAFSRMEGEFGCRPTTFVYNAVLRVLVASGGVVPLALALYNRMVAAGCLPNRATYNVLMDGLCKRGTVVDALKLFDEMLQRGITPNVKTHTILLSSMCNAGQLKEAENLLHSMEDKGCPPDEVTYNAFLSGLCKAGRVDEAIEWLEALRRTGTFVLGLKGYSCLIDGLFLAGQYEKGFQCYMEVLEQADFSPDIVLYTIMIRGCAEAGRTNDAFAFFDEMKEKGFTPDTFCYNTLLKVLCDAGDLDGARSLMSEMAQNNVVLDTNTHTTMIHGLCKKQLVDEAMQVFDGMVEVGCHPTVMTYNVLIDGLYRAHRLEEARMLFYKMEVGNNPSLFLRLTLGANQVRDSESLQKLVDSMCQSGQVLKAYKLLRGIIDSGVVPDVVTYNTLLNGLCKVRNLDGALRLFRELQVKGFSLDEITYGTLIDSLLRAHRYNDAMTLFQDILHSGGTPSLSVYNSIMRSLCRMNKLSQAINLWFDDLPKKYNLSAQDEVIASARKKFEEGSLDEAVRELIKIDQEYGSVNSCPYTIWLIGLIQARRIDDALKIFHILEEFGIDITPACCAHLSKYLCWERNLDSAVDVMLYTLNKRFIMSRHVGNRLLSSLCIRHRRKDAQALAWRMHLVGYDMDAYLRESTKGLLYNQ is encoded by the coding sequence ATGAGATGTGCGGCGGCGGTACGCTCCCTCCTCCCACTACCCCACCCCGCTCCCGCCGGCGCCGCCCCTATCCACACCTCCGCCCCTCACCTCGCCGCCGAGCTCGAAGCCGGCGACGCCCTCCACGCGCTCCTCTCCACGCTCCCGCCGtcgctcccttccttcttccctTGCCTCTCCCTCCTCTCGCGCCGACTCACCCCGCACTCCGTCGCCGACGCCCTCCTCTGCGCCGCGCTCCCGCCCGCGTCCCGCCTCCGCCTCTTCCTCTTCTCCGCGCTCACCCCGCGCCTCCGCTCCCCGCTCCTCCACTCCCGCGCCGTCGTCCCCATCCTCCTTGCCACCGACGCGGATGCCGCCATGTACGACGCCATCGCCGACGCCCAAGCCGCCGGCCTCCAACCCCCCGCTGCCGCATTCGAGGCGCTCATATTCGCCCACGCCTCCGCCGGACGGCACCACGAGGCGGTCGAGGCCTTCTCCCGGATGGAGGGCGAGTTCGGGTGCCGCCCCACCACCTTCGTCTACAACGCCGTCCTCAGGGTCCTCGTCGCCAGCGGTGGTGTCGTTCCCCTTGCCCTGGCGCTATATAACAGGATGGTCGCCGCCGGCTGCCTGCCCAACAGGGCCACGTACAATGTGCTCATGGATGGCCTCTGCAAGCGGGGAACGGTCGTGGACGCGCTCAAGCTGTTTGACGAAATGCTCCAGAGAGGTATCACTCCCAACGTCAAGACACACACCATCTTATTATCGTCGATGTGCAATGCCGGACAGCTGAAGGAAGCTGAGAACCTGCTACATTCCATGGAAGACAAAGGCTGTCCGCCTGATGAAGTCACATACAATGCATTCCTTAGCGGGTTATGCAAGGCTGGCAGAGTTGATGAGGCCATTGAGTGGCTTGAGGCACTCCGTCGTACTGGGACCTTTGTACTTGGCTTGAAGGGTTACAGTTGCTTGATTGATGGTTTGTTCCTGGCAGGTCAGTATGAAAAGGGATTCCAGTGTTACATGGAGGTGTTGGAGCAAGCTGATTTCTCACCGGACATTGTTCTGTACACTATAATGATCCGTGGGTGTGCAGAGGCTGGAAGAACCAATGATGCCTTTGCCTTCTTCGATGAGATGAAAGAGAAAGGCTTTACTCCTGATACCTTCTGCTACAACACGCTGCTGAAGGTCCTCTGTGATGCCGGTGATCTGGATGGAGCTCGCTCGTTGATGTCAGAGATGGCGCAGAATAACGTGGTCCTAGACACCAATACACATACTACCATGATACATGGGTTGTGCAAGAAACAGCTTGTAGATGAGGCAATGCAGGTTTTTGATGGGATGGTGGAAGTTGGTTGCCATCCAACTGTTATGACATACAACGTGCTCATCGATGGACTCTACCGGGCACACAGGCTTGAGGAAGCTCGGATGCTTTTCTATAAGATGGAGGTGGGAAATAACCCTTCCTTGTTCCTTCGGTTAACACTTGGTGCAAACCAGGTGAGGGACAGTGAGAGCTTGCAAAAGCTGGTTGACAGTATGTGCCAGTCTGGGCAGGTGCTTAAAGCTTACAAGCTTCTTCGAGGTATAATAGACAGTGGTGTGGTTCCTGATGTTGTCACGTATAACACACTGTTAAATGGACTGTGTAAAGTGAGGAATCTTGATGGAGCACTGAGGCTCTTCAGAGAGCTCCAAGTCAAGGGGTTCTCTCTTGATGAGATCACGTATGGGACTCTTATCGATAGCCTCTTGAGGGCACACAGATATAATGATGCCATGACATTGTTCCAGGACATATTACACAGTGGTGGCACCCCTAGTCTGTCAGTCTACAATAGCATAATGAGATCGCTTTGTAGGATGAACAAATTGTCACAAGCAATCAACCTCTGGTTTGATGACCTGCCCAAAAAGTACAATCTCTCAGCCCAAGATGAAGTAATTGCTAGTGCCCGAAAAAAGTTTGAAGAGGGTTCCCTGGATGAAGCAGTTAGGGAGCTAATCAAGATTGATCAAGAATATGGTTCGGTAAACTCATGTCCTTACACCATTTGGCTCATAGGCCTCATTCAAGCAAGGAGAATAGATGATGCCCTCAAGATTTTTCATATACTTGAGGAGTTTGGCATTGATATCACACCAGCTTGCTGTGCTCATCTTAGCAAATACCTATGTTGGGAAAGAAATCTAGATTCAGCAGTTGATGTTATGCTCTATACATTGAATAAACGATTCATTATGTCAAGACATGTAGGCAACCGGTTACTTAGTAGTCTTTGTATCCGTCACAGGAGGAAGGACGCACAGGCCCTTGCATGGCGAATGCATCTTGTAGGATATGATATGGATGCATATCTTCGTGAGTCTACAAAAGGTTTGTTATACAATCAATAG
- the LOC136543828 gene encoding serine/threonine-protein kinase STY46-like — MVALSSCKAEYITTTTIATQALWLSRMLAELVGTKVDVVELKVDSKSTLALAKNPVFHEKSKHICIKYHFIRDCLEDGTIKGTNGLHNALEEWISRNKGSWSGSTSSDSERDNKLSFLEEGCVSDIDKKPLQIGKKVASGSCGDMFHGTYFGEDVAINFLNSKKLNHNVWDDFKQEIYKLREVDHANIIRLVGSCTKPPCIITEWISGGNLFDFLHSEHNVLDLPMITKFALDVCRGMSYLHQKGIIHGDLKSANLLMDKDHVVKVANFGLPSFQDEEGDMTAETATCRWMAPEVINNQAYYTKADVYSFAILLCELMRSKIPYDTMTPLQAAAAVIEGLRPQLPADAHPGLANLVQKCWDAVPSARPPFSDIITELEHIQVHAQETSRSWEDYYNKCSQLLSNESLSGSEHATFFTAASENTTFFTAMTGSISGDEPETRITQAVKILAITI, encoded by the exons ATGGTGGCCCTCTCAAGCTGTAAAGCGGAGTACATCACCACCACCACTATAGCAACTCAGGCACTATGGCTATCAAGGATGCTGGCAGAGCTCGTTGGCACGAAGgtggatgtggttgagctgaAAGTGGACAGCAAGTCTACCCTGGCTCTGGCCAAGAACCCTGTCTTCCATGAAAAAAGCAAGCACATCTGCATCAAGTATCACTTCATCAGGGATTGCTTGGAGGATGGGACCATCAAG GGCACTAATGGTTTGCATAATGCACTAGAAGAATGGATTTCAAGAAATAAG GGTTCATGGTCTGGCTCAACTTC CTCTGACTCTGAACGAGACAACAAACTGTCATTCCTAGAAGAAGGTTGTGTATCAGATATTGACAAAAAACCTCTGCAAATTGGGAAGAAGGTTGCTTCTGGATCTTGTGGTGATAT GTTTCATGGTACTTACTTTGGCGAGGACGTTGCTATTAATTTTCTAAATTCTAAGAAGTTGAATCATAATGTTTGGGATGACTTTAAGCAAGAAATCTACAAATTAAG GGAAGTTGATCATGCCAATATAATTCGATTGGTTGGCTCATGCACAAAGCCACCTTGCATAATTACAG AATGGATTTCTGGAGGAAACCTGTTTGATTTCTTGCACAGTGAACATAATGTTTTGGACCTTCCAATGATTACGAAGTTCGCATTAGACGTATGCAGAGGAATGTCTTACTTGCATCAGAAGGGCATCATCCACGGAGATTTGAAGTCTGCTAACCTTCTAATGGATAAAGATCAT GTTGTGAAAGTGGCAAATTTCGGTTTGCCTAGTTTCCAGGATGAAGAGGGTGATATGACAGCTGAAACAGCGACCTGTAGATGGATGGCGCCGGAG GTTATAAATAATCAGGCCTACTATACCAAAGCAGATGTGTATAgtttcgctattttactctgcGAGCTCATGAGATCCAAG ATTCCATATGATACCATGACCCCACTCCAGGCAGCTGCAGCTGTGATTGAG GGGTTGCGGCCACAACTTCCAGCAGATGCACATCCAGGGCTAGCGAACTTGGTCCAGAAATGTTGGGATGCTGTTCCATCTGCCCGCCCGCCCTTCTCAGATATAATTACTGAACTGGAGCACATCCAGGTCCATGCTCAG GAGACATCAAGATCATGGGAGGATTACTACAACAAGTGCTCGCAGTTGCTTTCCAATGAATCCCTCTCTGGTTCTGAGCACGCGACGTTCTTCACTGCCGCTTCTGAAAACACGACATTCTTCACTGCTATGACAGGGAGCATCAGTGGAGACGAGCCAGAGACAAGGATTACCCAGGCAGTAAAGATTTTGGCAATAACCATATAG
- the LOC136543829 gene encoding uncharacterized mitochondrial protein AtMg00810-like, with translation MGFKQSAHEAAVYRRGNGRNVLLVGVYVDDLIIIGAEEQKVEAFKAQMKKAFDMSDLGLLCFYLGVEVRQDASGIVLRQTHYAKRILKLGGMIGYNPAYTLMEEKLKLSRDSTT, from the coding sequence atgggcttcaAGCAGAGCGCGCATGAGGCAGCGGTGTACCGACGGGGCAACGGACGCAATGTCCTACTGGTCGGCGTCTACgtcgatgacctcatcatcatcgGCGCTGAAGAGCAGAAGGTGGAGGCGTTCAAGGCGCAGATGAAGAAggcattcgacatgagcgacctcggcctcctctgcttctacctCGGCGTCGAAGTGCGCCAGGACGCTAGCGGGATCGTCCTCCGCCAAACCCACTACGCCAAGCGCATCCTCAAGCTCGGCGGCATGATAGGCTACAACCCGGCCTACACCCTGATGGAGGAGAAGCTCAAGCTGAGTCGGGACAGCACGACGTAG